The genomic DNA AGCCCAGCCGCGGTAGACCCGTCTCAGCCCAGCGGCACGTTCGTCTGCGGCCGCGCGAGCGCGAGGTACGTCAGGGCCGCGAGCGCCGCCCCGGCCAGCGGCCCGAGCACCGGGATCCAGGCGTAGCGCCAGTCGCTGTCCCGCTTCCCGCCCGGCATGGGGACCAGGGCGTGGACGATCCGCGGGGCGAGATCGCGCGCAGGGTTGATGGCGTACCCGGTGGTGCCCCCCAGCGAAAGGCCGATCACCAGGACGAGCAGCCCGACGGGCAGCGCATCGAGCGCCCCGAGCCCCACCTCCGGGGTGGCGAGGAAGAGGACGCCGAGCACGAGAACATAGGTCCCGATCACCTCGGAGATGAAGTTCGAGGGAGCGTGCCGGACTGCCGGACCCGTCGAGAAGGCGGCCAGTTTCAGGTCGTTGTTCTCCGTCAGGCCCCAGTGCGGGTGATACTGCACCCACACCAGGAACGCCCCGAGCATACCGCCGATCATCTGGGCGAGGAGGTAGACCGGTACCCGCGCCATCTCGAACTCCCCTGCCAGCGCCAGCCCAAGCGTCACCGCCGGGTTGATGTGCGCGCCGCTGAAGCGGGCGGTCATGAAGACCGCCACGAATACTGCCATTCCCCACCCCCAGGTGATCACGATCCACCCACTTCCCTCTCCCTTCGTCCCGCGTAACACCACATTCGCCACCACTCCGTTGCCCAGCAGGACGAGGACGGCGGTTCCGATCAGCTCCGCGACGAATTCGGTCATGGCGCAGTCAGCAGGTGAGTGTGGAAGCTTCGGTGACGGCCTCTACAGCAGATACCACGCACTGATCCCGGTTGCCACCTGGCGCGGTAGCGCCGCCCAAGGTAGCGTCTCGTCCCTCGGCACGCGAGCGTCCCCGGAGCCCAGTCCGTCGGCAACATTCGGAGTTCAGGTGGGCCCGCCCTTCGGTGCGGCCTCTGATTTGTGATTCGGATTTCGCCGCCCTACCTTCTCCGACCAGCCCATCTTCCACATCCCGCTCACACGAGAGGCAGAGAATGCAGCGCATCCTTGCACTGGATCAGGGAACTACCAGTTCCCGCGCCATCATCTTCGACGAGCACGGGCAGATCCTGACGGTTGCCCAGCGGGAATTCCAGCAGATCTATCCAAAGCCCGGGTGGGTGGAGCACGACCCCAACGAGATCTGGTCGACCCAGGCAGGGGTGGCGACCGAAGCAGTGGCTCGGGCGGGAATGCGAGCCGAGGACGTGGCCGCGATCGGGATCACCAATCAACGCGAGACGACCATCGTCTGGGATCGCAACAGCGGAGAGCCGGTTTACAATGCGATCG from Longimicrobiaceae bacterium includes the following:
- a CDS encoding MIP/aquaporin family protein, producing MTEFVAELIGTAVLVLLGNGVVANVVLRGTKGEGSGWIVITWGWGMAVFVAVFMTARFSGAHINPAVTLGLALAGEFEMARVPVYLLAQMIGGMLGAFLVWVQYHPHWGLTENNDLKLAAFSTGPAVRHAPSNFISEVIGTYVLVLGVLFLATPEVGLGALDALPVGLLVLVIGLSLGGTTGYAINPARDLAPRIVHALVPMPGGKRDSDWRYAWIPVLGPLAGAALAALTYLALARPQTNVPLG